Proteins found in one Tamandua tetradactyla isolate mTamTet1 chromosome 3, mTamTet1.pri, whole genome shotgun sequence genomic segment:
- the RALB gene encoding ras-related protein Ral-B → MAANKNKSQSSLALHKVIMVGSGGVGKSALTLQFMYDEFVEDYEPTKADSYRKKVVLDGEEVQIDILDTAGQEDYAAIRDNYFRSGEGFLLVFSITEHESFTATAEFREQILRVKAEEDKIPLLVVGNKSDLEERRQVPIEEARSKAEEWGVQYVETSAKTRANVDKVFFDLMREIRAKKMSENKDKNGKKSSKNKKSFKERCCLL, encoded by the exons ATGGCTGCAAACAAGAACAAGAGCCAGAGCTCCCTGGCCCTGCACAAGGTGATCATGGTCGGCAGTGGAGGGGTTGGCAAATCTGCCCTGACGCTTCAGTTCATGTACGACGAG tttGTAGAAGACTATGAACCTACCAAGGCCGACAGTTATAGAAAGAAAGTGGTTCTTGACGGGGAAGAGGTACAGATAGACATTCTGGACACTGCGGGACAGGAGGACTATGCAGCCATTCGCGACAACTACTTTCGAAGTGGGGAAGGTTTCCTCTTAGTGTTCTCAATCACAGAGCACGAATCCTTTACCGCAACTGCTGAATTCAG GGAACAGATTCTCCGCGTTAAGGCTGAAGAAGATAAAATCCCGTTGCTTGTCGTTGGAAACAAGTCCGACTTAGAGGAGCGGAGGCAAGTGCCCATCGAGGAGGCCAGGAGTAAAGCCGAGGAGTGGGGCGTGCAGTACGTGGAGACGTCGGCCAAGACGCGTGCCAACGTGGACAAG GTGTTTTTTGACCTAATGAGAGAAATCAGAGCCAAGAAGATGTcagaaaacaaagacaagaaTGGCAAGAAAAGCAGCAAGAACAAGAAAAGTTTTAAGGAGAGATGCTGCTTGCTGTGA